Proteins encoded together in one Penaeus vannamei isolate JL-2024 chromosome 41, ASM4276789v1, whole genome shotgun sequence window:
- the LOC113801148 gene encoding cuticle protein 21-like: protein MALKVVILACVAVVALSDKPPVYAPPPPAYAPAPSYHVPAPYHPPEPAYHAPEPAYHAPEPAYHAPAHYEPEYPDVPPKYNYNYGVADGYSGANFGHSESRDGYKTEGSYTVDLPDGRKQTVKYVDNGDGLVAEVSYEGEAQYPEHTPAYKPAPPAYGPPPPTYA, encoded by the exons ATGGCTCTGAAG GTCGTCATCCTCGCCTGCGTGGCTGTCGTCGCTCTTAGCGACAAGCCACCAGTttatgcccctcctccccccgcctacgCCCCTGCACCTTCTTACCACGTCCCTGCACCGTATCATCCCCCTGAACCTGCCTACCACGCCCCagaacccgcctaccacgccccaGAACCCGCATACCACGCCCCTGCTCACTACGAGCCCGAATACCCTGAT GTCCCACCcaagtacaactacaactacggcgtcgccgacggctactccggcgccaacttcggccactcggagtcccgcgacggctacaagaccgagggcagctacaccgtcgacctccccgacggccgcaagcagaccgtcaagtacgtggacaacggcgacggtctcgtagctgaggtcagctacgagggcgaggctcagtaccccgagcacacccccgcctacaagcccgctccccccgcctacggcccccctccccccacctatgcCTAA
- the LOC138860358 gene encoding cuticle protein 7-like: MSLKVIVLACVAVVVLCDKAPVYPPPPPAYAPAPSYHAPAPYHAPEPAYHAPEPAYHAPAHYEPEHSDVPPKYSYNYGVADEYSRANFGHSESRDGYKTEGSYTVDLPDGRKQTVKYVDNGDGLVAEVSYEGEAQYPEHTPAYKPAPPAYAPPPPTYA; encoded by the exons ATGTCTCTGAAG GTAATCGTCCTCGCCTGCGTGGCTGTCGTCGTTCTGTGCGACAAGGCCCccgtctacccccctcctccccccgcctacgCCCCTGCGCCCTCCTACCACGCCCCTGCTCcttaccacgcccccgaacccgcctaccacgcccccgaacccgcctaccacgcccccgcACACTACGAACCTGAACACTCTGAT gTTCCTCCGAAGTACAGCTACAACTACGGTGTCGCCGACGAGTATTCAAGAGCCAacttcggccactcggagtcccgcgacggctacaagaccgagggcagctacaccgtcgacctccccgacggccgcaagcagaccgtcaagtacgtggacaacggcgacggtctcgtagctgaggtcagctacgagggcgaggctcagtaccccgagcacacccccgcctacaagcccgctccccccgcctacgccccccctccccccacctatgcCTAA